From the genome of Azospirillum baldaniorum:
GTCAGCCCTTCCGCGTCCAGCTCGAAGATCAGCTCCAAACGGAAGGCGAAGGGATAGAGCGCGCGGGTCTGCGCGTCGTCGGACAGCGACAGGCGGCAGAGGGTAGGCGTGTGCTCCTCCCAGGCGAAGCGGCGGTCGCGGGCGAAGCCGTGCTGCGTCATGCGGTAGGTCCGGCCGCGGTGGCGCAGCGTGTTGTCCTTCAGCCGCCCGACGATGGGGAACAGCACCGGCGCGTGGCGCGGCCACTCCGGACCGGCCTGCCAAAGCAGTTCCCGCCCGTCGAGGGTCAGGGAGCACAACTCCGCCCCGTCGGCCTTGATCGCGGCGCCGAGGCGCCCGTTGCTGAGCGTGTGCCGGTCCATGAAACGAGGTCCTTCCTGGAGATCAGTGGGGCGGATAGACCGCGGTGATGCCTTCGATGATCGTCTGGGCGGCCAGCGCCGCCAGGACGATGCCCAGAACGCGGCTGACCGTGTGGATCACCGTGCGGCCGAGCAGCTTGTTCACCAGATCGGCGACGACCAGCAGCGCCATGACGCTGCCCACGGCGACCGCGGCGGCGCCCAGCACCATGCCCTGGCCGCCCAGGGTCGCACCGTAGCGATCCATCAGCAACAGCGTGGAGGTGATGGCGCCCGGCCCGGCGATCAACGGAATCGCCAGCGGGAAGACAGCGAGGTCGTGGGCCTCCTCCTCCGTCCGGGCATCGTCGGCGGTGCGCTCCTTGCGCTCGGCCCGGCGCTGGAACAGCATCTCGAAGGCGATCCAGAACAGCAGCGCGCCGCCGGCGATGCGGAAGGCCGGCATGCCGATGGACAGGGCGCTCAGCACCAACTCGCCCAGATAGGCGAAGAAGACGATGATGGCGAAGCTGATCAGCGGGCCGCGCAGGGCGATGGTGCGCTTGCGCCGGCTGTCGAAGCCGCGGGTGAGGCCGAGATAGATCGGAACCAGCCCGATCGGATCGACCACGACGAGAAACACGACGAGCGCGCTGATGAAATCTTCCACGGACGGAACCCCGGACGGCATGACCCTGTTGGCCCACCTTCTGTTAGCAAAGCCACCGCGGGCGGCCAAGGGGAGGCGCGCCGAAAAACGCTGATTGCGGACTTCAATCCATGCTGGCGCGCAGCGTGGCGACGGTTATAATCGCTTCACAATTCAAATTTTCTCTCCTCCCGGAGCACAGGCGTTGAGCAAGACCGTAATCGTCGTGGACGACAGCAAGCTGTCCCGCATGCATGTCCGCGGCATAATACTTCGGAACAAGCCGGATTGGACGGTCATCGAGGCGGCGAACAGCGCTGAGCTTTATGGAAAACTCGACGAAAGTGATATCCATATCGCCATAATCGACTTCAACATGCCGGGCGACAACGGCCTGGAGGCCGCCGCCCGCCTGCTGCAGGCGAAGCCGGACATCCGCGTCGCCATCATCACGGCCAACGCCCAGGATTCGGTGGTGTCCGGCATCCGTGCGCTGGGGGCCGCCTTCATGCCCAAGCCGCTGGAGGAGGAGCAGATGGTCCGCTTCCTGGCCGCCGCCAGCCTGCCGCGCCGTCCTTCGTCCAACGATGCCGCCGGCGGGGGCGCCGGTTGACCGGCACGGTCCGGCCGGCGCCCGCCGATGGACCCGACCCCCATGGGCATTGACCCGGCGGACGGCTTTGATCCGGGCGCCATCGACCCGAACGGCTTTGATCTGGACGAGCTGGAACGCGACGCGCTGACGGAGCTGGGCAACATCGGCGTCGGCCGGGCGTCAACGGCGCTCAGCCGGATGATCGGCGGGCCGGTGGAGATTTCCGTGCCGATGGTCAGCCTCGTTCCCGGTGACCGGGTGTCCGGCCTGCTTCGGTCGGCGATGCCGGGGGAACTGATCGCGGTGACCGAGGGGCTCTCCGGCGCCTTCCTCGGTTCGGCCATCCTGCTGATGCCGGAACGCAGCGGACTGCCTCTGGCCGCCGCCGCGCTGCCGCCCGGTGTCCCCAAGGAGGACGCGGCGGAACTGGTGGAGGAGGCGCTGGCCGAAGTCGGCAACATCGTGCTGAACAGCTGCCTGTCCTCCATGGGGAATCTGCTGGGCGTCGCGGTCGGCACCACCCTGCCGCAAGTCTTGCGCGGCGCGGGGGACGGTCTGCTGGAACGCTGCGGCGTCACCCTGACGGCGGAGGCGCAGGCCATCCTGTTCCACGTGACCTTCCGCACACCGCCCCACGATGTCGAGGGGACCGTCGTCCTGGCGCTCGACGCCGGGTCCGCGGTGGAGCTGAAGGCGGCCATCGGGCGCTACATCGGCCGGGTGCTGGCCTGAGGGCGGGCAACAAACGGCAATCATCACACGCCAATCAACACGAGTCCCCGACAGAGAAACACGGGCTCACGGGGTAGGGGGTTTGGATTATGGCCTTGGTCAAGAAGAAGCGGATCGACACGGCGAGCGCCTCCCGCAACGCGGACACCGGCGAGGACGCGGTGACGCTTCCCAATGACGCCACTCTTCCCGGTCCGCCCGATAACGCCCTCTCGACCCGCCGCGCGGCGGAGGTGCGACGGCGCACCCGCGCCGGAAACCGGCGACGCAAGGCGGCGGAGGGCATCGCCGCCGCGTCGAACGAGCTTGCCAGCGGGGTGACCCAGGCCGCCGCCGCCGCCGAGGAACTGCGCAAGGCGATGGAGCAGGTGGCCGCCGGCGCGGAGGAGGCGGCGAGCGCCACCCAGCAGTCGCAGCGGATGATCGACCGCAGCGCCAGCCTGATCGGGCGGGCGCGCGGCAACGCCGAATCCTCGCTGTCGCGGATCGAGGCGTTGCAGGTGCTGATGAAGGATGTCAGCGCCCAGATCCTCAACTCCGTCGATGGGCTGGTCCGCGCCGCCACGCGCCAGGAGGCCGCCGTTGCGCTGGTTCGCGACCTGGAGCGGCAGGCGGCGGAGATCGGCACCATCGTCGAGGGGGTGGCGGTCATGGCCGACCAGACCAACCTCCTGGCGCTGAACGCCGCCATCGAAGCCGCCCGTGCGGGTGACGCCGGGCGTGGCTTCGCCGTGGTGGCCGACGAGGTGCAGGCCCTGGCGGAGCGTTCCGAACGCTCCGCCAACGAGATCAACCGCATGGTCGCGGAGATCCAGAAGGCGGTGGGCGCCATCGCGGAGAGCATTGTGGCCGGCGCCGACGCGTCCAAGGCCGAGGTGGAGCGGGGCCGCCAGATTGCCACCCAGCTCGACCGGGTGCGCGACGGCATGGGGGACATCGCCCGCGGCGCCCAGGAGACCATCAAGGCCGCGCTGGAGGCCGATTCCGCCGGGCGTGAGGCGCAGCGCGGCGCCGAGAGCGTCGCCTCCGCCGCGGAGGAGCAGGCGGCGGCGAGCGAGGAGGCGCTGAAGACGGTCGGCGAGCAGGCCAAGGCGCTGGCCCAGAGCGAGCAGGCCGCCGGCCAGCTGTCCGACCTCGCCGACGAGCTGACCGGCAGCACCGACGTCCACCGCGCCGCCGGTGATCTCGCCTCCGCCGCCGAGCAGCTCTCCGCCGCCATCGAGGAGATCAACCGCGCCGCCGCCCAGATCATGGCGGCGATCACCCAGATCTCCCGCGGAGCCCAGGCCCAGGGCGCGGCGACCCACCAGTCGAGCAGCGCCATCGCGGAAATCGAGGCCAGCGCCCGCCTGAGCCACAACCGCGCCGAGGACGCGCTTCAGCGCTGCGTCGGGCTGGAGGCGCTGCTGTCGGAGACGCAGGACATGGTGGGCGCCCTGACCGCCGGGGTGGGCGAGGCGGTGGCCGCCAGCCGCCGCACCGTGGAGCGGATCGGCACCATGGAGCAGATCGGGCGGCGCATCGACAAGGTGGTCGACGCGATCTCGATCATCGCCATCCAGACCGGCATGCTGGCGGTCAGCGGTTCCATCGAGGCGGCGCGGGCCGGGGAGTTCGGGCGCGGCTTCACCGTCGTCAGCAACGACATCCGCAACCTCGCCCGCGACAGCTCCGAGAATGTGGAGCGGGTGAAGGACATCGTCCACGCCATCCAGGACCAGATCGGGCGCGTCCGCCGCGACATCGAGGACATCGGAACCGAGACGGCCCGCCAGTCCCTGCGCCACCAGGAGTTCGCCGGCAGCCTCGCCGCAGCCATCGCCGACCTGCGCACCGTGACCTCCGGCAGCCGCGAGATCGTCGAGAACGCCGGCGAGGTGCAGCGCGCCGTGGCGGAGGCGCAGAAGGGCGTGGAGCAGGTCGCCGCCGCGGCCAACCAGGCCAACCGCTCCGCCAACGAGGCCGCCAAGGCCGCGCGGGAGCAGGCCAAGGGCGCCGAGGAACTGGCCGCCGCCATCGAGGAGATCGCCGCCATGGCCGAAGAACTGCAAGGGGCCGGCTGACCGGCCGGCGGGGAGACGACCCATGGCCGCGATCATCCGCCGCGACGGCGCGCGTTCCTTCGTTCTCTTCACGGTCGGCGGCATGGGGTTGGCCCTGCCGCTCGACAGCGTGCTGGAGATCCTGCGCCCGCCCGCGCTGGTGCCCATCCCGTTGGGACCGCCCAGCCTGGAAGGGCTGGCCCGGCGGCACGGCGCCGTGTTGCCGGTCATCGGACTGCGCCGGGTCCTGGGCCTTGCTGGAGCCGGGGCCGGGGAGGGCGAAACCGATGATGGGGAGACGAAGGCGGCGCGCCTGCTGATTCTCCGTCACAATGGACAGCCGGTCGGCCTGCTGGTGGACCGTGTGTCGGGCTTGTCCGCCGTGGACGAGGGCCGCATCGCCGACTCCGGGGCGACGCCCGATCCGTCCATCGACGCCGATCTTCTGGCTGGCGCCATCCTGGCCGGGGACGGACGGGACGGCGCCTTGATCCTTGATCCCGGTCCGCTGATCGAACGGCAGTTCGCCGATCTCGGGCGGATCGCCAGCCCTGCGGGGGCCGCGGATTTCAGCGCCCCAGCCCAACTGAAAAGCGCCGCTGCGGCTCCTCAGGACGAGGAACAACTCGTCGTCCTCACCGTTGCGGAGCAGGAGTTCGCGTTGCCGGTGGCGGCGGTGCGGGAAGTCGTTCCGGTCCCGGAGGCGGTGACCCGCGTTCCCCGCGCCCGTCCCCATCTTCTGGGCATGATGACGTTGCGCGACGCGTTGCTTCCCCTGGTCGGGCTGAGGGAACTGTTCGGGCTCGACGCGGAGAAGGATCGGGGAGGCCGTGGAAAAGTAGCGGTCCTTCGCACGGCGGATGGGCTGGTCGGTGTGGTGGTGGAGGATGTGCGGGAAATCCTGCGCGTGCCCCGCGAACGGATCGACCCGGTGCCCCCGCTGATGGCGCGGGAGGCGGAGTTCGAGGACATGGACGGCATCGCGCGGCTGGACGGCGGCGTGCGGCTGATCCCGGTCCTGTCGGCGGAACGGCTGTTCCGTCATGGCGCGGGAAATGGCGCCGGGTCGGCCGTCGGATTCGGCGGTGGCGCCCAGGGACGCGAGGGAGAGGCGGCTGTGGCAATGGAGGCGGAGCGGGCGGAGGCCTTCGTGGTGTTCCGGCTGGCCAGTGCGGAATACGGCCTGCCGGTCGGGGCGGTGCAGGAGGTGCTGCGCGTGCCCGACGCCGTGACTCCGCTGCCCAACGCGCCGGACTTCGTCAGCGGCGTGACCACGCTGCGCGGCGCCGTCCTGCCGCTGGTCGCGTTGCGCCGCCTGCTGCGCCTGCCGGAAGGGCAAGGGCAGGGGGGGGCTGGCGACCGGAGCCGCGTGGTGGTGATCGCCGCGGGGACGTCCCGTGCTGGGCTGTTGGTGGACGGAATGGCCGGGATCGTCCGCATCCCGGACGGCGCCATCGGGCCGGCTCCCGTCGTGTCGCAGGCCCAGCACCGGCTGATCCGTCGCATCGGCGCGCTGGAGAACGCCGGGGAGCGGCGGATGATCCTGCTGATGGACCCGGCGGAATTGCTGGACATGGACCAGCTCGCCGACTTGCTGGTCACCGTCTGATCGGAAGGTGGCCCTGTCATGCTGAAGGTCCTGGTCGTCGATGACTCGGCGCTGATGCGGCGGCGCATCGGCGACATTCTCTCAGCCGCCGGTTTCGAGGTGGAGACCGCTGCCGATGGGGCGGTGGCGCTGGAGCGGCTGCCCACCTTCGATCCGGATGTGGTGACCCTGGACGTTACGATGCCCGGCATGGACGGCCTCGCCTGCCTGAAGCGCATCATGGTCGAGCATCCGAAGCCGGTGGTGATGGTGTCCGCCCTGACCGCCGACGGGGCCGAGGTGACGCTGGAGGCCCTGCGGCTGGGGGCGGTGGAGGCGGTGCGCAAGCCCACGGGGGTCGGGGCCATCGCCGGCATTGCCGAGGAGCTGGTCGACACCGTGCGCGCCGCCGCCGGGTCCCGGCCGCGCCGGGTCCAAGGTTTGCGGGAACGGCTGCGCCGTGCGCGGGAGCGCATCGTCGGGGAGGACTTCCTGGCCGATGCTCCCCTGTCCAGGCCGCAGACCGTGGCCGACAGCGACGGCGATCCGGGCGAAGGGCTGGTGCTGATCGGTGTATCCACCGGCGGGCCGCGCACGCTGGAGGACATCCTGCCGCTTCTGCCGGCGGATTTCCCTTGGCCGGTGGTCGTGGTCCAGCACATGCCCGCCAGTTTCACCGGGCCGCTGGCCCGCCGCCTCGACAGCATTTCCTCCGTGACCGTGGTGGAGGCCGCGGTGGCCACCACGCTCCAGCCGGGGATGGCGTGCATCGCGCGCGGCGGCGCCGACCTTCAGATCGTCCGGCGCGGCGGCCGGCTCTGTGCCCAGCCCGTTCCGGCGGACGAGCGGCGAAACTGGCATCCCAACGTGGACCGGCTGGTCGAGAGCGCTCTGCGCGCCGTGGCACCGTCACGGCTGATCGGAGTTCTCCTGACGGGCATGGGGTCGGATGGGGCGGCTTCGATGACGGAACTGCGCCGTCAGGGTGGGCGCACCATCGCGGAGGCGGAGGCCAGCGCCGTCGTGTTCGGCATGCCGCAAGAGCTGATCCGCCGCGGCGGTGCCGACATGGTGCTGCCGTCCGACCGGGTGGCCCAGCAGGTGACGCGGTGGGTGAGGGGATGAGTGTGATGGGAGCGGTGGAGGCGGCGGCATGGCCCTGGTGAAGGCACGGAAGATCGGCGGAGCGACGCCCGCGACCGCAACGGAGGGCGGCGATCCGCTGGCTTGGCTGGAGGACGCCGATCCGGCCCAACGCCGACGGGCCGCCCACGTGCTCGGCGAGCGCCCCGACGCCGTTCCCGCCCTGTCCGCAAGGCTGGCGCGCGAGGAGGACCCGAGCGTCCGCGAAACCCTTCTCACCGCCCTGGTCCGCACCGGCACCGCTGCGGCCGCGGCGGCGCTGCTTCCCCATCTGGCGAGCGAGGATGTCGGGCTGCGCAACGGCGTGATCGAAAGCCTTCAGCAGATGCCCGCCGCCGTGGTGATGCCTGAGGTGGCCCCGCTGCTGACGGCCGGGGATTCGGACCTGCGCATCTTCGCGGCCCAACTCGTCGGGAAGCTGCCCCATCCGGACCGGTTGGACCTGCTGGCCGGGGTGATCGACCGCGACCCGCACGTCAATGTCTGCCTCTCCGCGGTGGAGGCGCTGATGGAAAGCGGCGATCCCGCGGCCCTGCCGGTCGTGGAGCGGCTCGGCGCGCGTTTTCCGGACGACCCCTTCGTCGCCTTTTCCGTCGATGCGGCGCGCCGCTTGTTTTCCGGAGCCTGAATGAGCCTGCCTTCGGACAAGGGGCCTTCGGACAAGGGGGACACCGCCGGCCTGAGCGCTGCGGATTACGACGCCTTCTGCCGGTTCTTGCGGGAACGCACCGGCCTGTCCTTCACCGAGGCCAAACGCTACTTCGTCGACCGCCGCGTGTCGGAGCGGATGGCGGCGGTCGGCGTGGAGCATTTCCGCCAATACCTGAATCTGCTGCGGTACCAGGCGTCGGGGGAGGAGTTGCAGCTTCTCGTCAACCGCATGACGGTGAACGAGACCTATTTCTTCCGCGAGATGTACCAGCTCGACTGCCTGGTGAACGCGGCGCTGGACGAGGTGGTGAGCGGGCGTGAGCCGGGCAGCCGGGTGCGCATCTGGTCGGCCGGCTGCGCCACCGGAGAGGAGCCCTATTCCATCGCGATCACGCTGCTGGAGCGGTGGAGCCGGGTGGATGAATTCGAGATCGAACTCTACGCCTCCGACATCGACAGCCATGTGCTTGAACGTGCGCAGGAAGGCATTTACGAGGAACGGTCGCTCCAGGCGATGCCGCGGGATCTCGTCGCCAAATATTTCACCCGTCTGGACGACCAGCGTTGGCAGATCATGGAGGAGTTGCGGGACTCCATCGATTTCTCGCTCGTGAACATCGCCGACCCGCGCCAGATGGCGAATTTCCGTGGCATGGACGTCATCTTCTGCCGCAATCTGCTGATCTATTTCGATGACCTGGGGCGGCGCGAGGCGGCGTCGATGTTCTACGACGCGCTGTCGCCCTGTGGCTTCATCTGCCTCGGCCATTCGGAGAGCATGAGCCGGATGTCCTCCCTCTTCGTGCCGCGCCGGTTCCCCGACGCCATTCTCTATCAGAAGCCCCAGAGTTAAGGAGGCCGCCCGGTGACCGATCGACCAAATCCGCAACCCCGCGTCCCCCAACCCAGAGTCCTCGTGGTCGATGACGCCGTGACTGTCCGGGCCTACACCCGGCAGGTTCTGGAGGCCGACGGCTTTCGGGTCGACGAGGCGGTGAACGGGATCGACGGGTTGGAGCATGCGCTGGCGTCCACGCCGGACCTGCTGATCGTCGACATCAACATGCAGAAGATGGACGGCTACACCATGCTGCGCCGCCTGCGCCAGGAGCAGACCCTGCGCGACGTGCCGGCCATCATGATCAGCACCGAATCCAAGGACAGCGACCGCGAAAAAGCGCTGCTGGCCGGAGCCAACTGGTATTTCGTGAAGCCGGTGCGCCCCGCCGACCTGACGGCCGCCGCCCGCCTGCTCACCGGTCGAGAGGCACGGTCATGAGCGCGCTGTTCGAGCAATTCGTCCTGGAATCGCGGGAGTTGCTGGAGGCGGCGGGCGCCGCGCTGCTGCGGCTGGAGCGCGACCCGGCCGACAAGACCGCGGTCAATGACCTGTTCCGCGCGTTGCACACGCTGAAGGGCGCCACCGCCCTGTTCGACATGGCGCCCTTCACCCGCATGGTCCATGCCGGCGAGGACGCCCTGATGGCGGTGCGGGACGGACGCGCCGCCATGAGCGGCGAATTGGCCGACCGGCTGCTGGCGTTGCTGGACATCGGCTCAGCCTGGGTCGACGGGCTGGAGCACAGCCAAACCCTTCCCGATGATGCCGATGCCCGCGCGCAAGCGCAGGAAGTGGGGTTGCGTGCCGCCCTCGGCGGGCCGGCGGAGACTGTGCGCAGCGGCACGCCGGCCGGATTCGCCTGGGTGGACGAATTGCCGGAGGCCGACCGGGCCAAGGCCGCCGGGCGCACGGTCACCGCCATCGCCTACGCCCCTGCGGAGGATTGCTTCTTCGCCGGGGACGATCCGCTGGACCTGTGCCGCCGCATCCCGGACCTTCTGCTGCTGCGCATCGAGGCCGCCGGGGCGTGGCCGGCGTTGACGGACCTCGACCCCTACCGCTGCGCCCTGCGCTTCCGCGCGCTGAGCGGCGCACCGAAGGACGAGCTGACGCGCCTGTTCCGCGGCGTTCCCGATCAGGTGTCCCTCGCCACGGTCGCGATGCCCGCCCTGGCCGAGCCGGCATCCACCGCGGCGCCCCTTGCCACGCCGCCCAGCCTCGCCACGGCCATGCTGTGGGAGCAGGCGCGCATCCTCCGCCTGCCGGGCAGCGACGAGGAAATAGTGGCCCGCCGGGCCGCGGTGCTGCGGGCGGTGCGCAACATCCTCGCCGCCGAGGGGCGGGTTGCGGAGAGGCCGGCGCTGGACCGCGCCGTGGAAGGCCCGGCGGACGCGCTCATGCGCTGCATCGAATCCCTGGCCGACGGCCCGGCTGCGGCGGCGCCCACCGCTCCGGCCGCCCCGGCGCGGCGGGCATTGCGGGTCGATGCCGAACGCATGGACCGGCTGATGGCGCTGGTCGGTGAACTGGTCGTGGCCAAGGGAAGCCTGCCCCACCTCGCGCGTGAGGCACAGGAAGGGCGGAGCGCCGACGCTCTGGCCCAGAGCATCAAGGAGGCCCACGGCCGCATCGACTCCATCGTGGGCGACCTGCAGGACGCGGTGCTGCGGTTGCGGCTGCTTCCCCTGTCGCGCGTCTTCGACCCGCTGCCCCGGCTGGTCCGCGACACCGCGCGGCGGCTCGGCAAGTCGGTCGAACTGCACATCTCCGGCGGTGAGACGGAGGCGGACAAGGACATTCTCGACATCCTGGGCGAGCCGCTGTTGCACCTCGTCCGCAACGGGCTGGACCACGGCATCGAGCCGCCGGAGCGCCGCCGCGCCGCCGGCAAGCCGGAGGTTGCGGCGATCCGCGTGCAGGCATTCCAGGACAGCGGCGGCGTGGTGGTCGAGGTCTCCGACGACGGGGCGGGCATCGACGCGGCGGCCGTGCGCCGCAAGGCGGTGACCCAGGGCGCCCTGACCGCCGAGCAGGCGGCGGCCCTGTCCGATGCCGAGGCGTTGCGCCTGATCTTCCTGCCGGGGGTCAGCACCTCGGAGACCGTGTCGGACCTGTCGGGCCGCGGGGTGGGTATGGACGCCGTGCGCGGCGCGGTGGAGCAGGCGGGGGGACGGGTGGAGGTCGCGTCGACTCCCGGCGCCGGAACCCGCTTCCGCCTCGTCCTGCCGCTCACGATGATGGTGACGCGGCTGGTGACGGTGGAGACGGCGGGTGCGCTCTACGGCTTTCCGATGACCCTGGTGACCGGAATGCAGCGCGTTCCCCACGGCGCGATCCGCCGGATGAAGCATGCGGAGAGCGTGGTCGTTCAGGACGCGGTGGTGCCGCTTCTGCGGCTGCGCCGCCTGCTCAATCTGCCGGAGGACGAACGGGTGCGGAGCGGGGAGGCGGTGCTGCTGGTGGATCTCGGCGGACAGCCGGTGGCGCTGGTCGTGGACGCCTTCCAAGAGCGCGCCGAGGTGGTTCTGAAGCCGATGACCGGACTGCTCGCCCGGTTGCGCGGCTACGCCGGCACGGCGGTGCTCGGCGACGGGCGCCTTCTGCTCGCCCTCAACCTGCGGGAGTTGGTGTGATGCCCATCCGTTTCGAGGACCGCACCGCCCGTTTCGAGGGCGCCTGCACCGTGGAAGAGGCGATCCCGTTGGCCGAATGGCTGGGAGCTGTGGACGATGCCCGGCTGGACCTCGGTGCCTGCACCGGGCTGCACACCGCGCTGCTTCAGGTGCTGCTGACGGCGGGGAGGCCGATCGCGGTCCCGCCGGAGGACGCCTTCCTGAAGGGCTGGGTGATGCCCGTGCTGGGCAAGCGATAGCGCGTGGGTTGCCTTAGAGTGCCGATCAAAACCTGTATCAGTCCGAGCAAGATCAACGGCTTAAGTCCGTAGAGACAGGGTTTTGATCTGCGCTCTTAAAGCGGATTGCAATCCGCTTTGGACCGCGCCGGCGGTCCCGGTCGCACATGCGACCGGAGCCCGCCGGCGAATGAGGCGATCTGAGTCTAAAGCGAACGGAAGTTCGCTTTAGCCTTCAAGGGGGCCGCCGCAAGCCGCGGTCGGCTCCCGGGCCGGCGGCGCTTAGGAGAATAGCTCCATCGTATCGGGAACCTTGGTGGGGGTCCGCCCGGCCAGGATGGCGCTCACCACCTCGACCGCGGAGACCAGCGAGGTTTGCGAGAATGGCTTGGGCAGGCAGCCCACCCCATACTCGCGCGTCGGCTCCACCTCCTCGCGGTAGGAGGTGACGAACAGGCAGGGGATCCCCAGCGCGGTCATCCGGCGGGCCGCGTCGATGCCGCTGGACCCCTGGGCAAGATGGATGTCCACCAAGGCCAGATCCGGCTTGACCTCCTGCGCCAGGACCAGCGCCTTCTCGCTGGTGGAG
Proteins encoded in this window:
- a CDS encoding chemotaxis protein CheW; translated protein: MSALFEQFVLESRELLEAAGAALLRLERDPADKTAVNDLFRALHTLKGATALFDMAPFTRMVHAGEDALMAVRDGRAAMSGELADRLLALLDIGSAWVDGLEHSQTLPDDADARAQAQEVGLRAALGGPAETVRSGTPAGFAWVDELPEADRAKAAGRTVTAIAYAPAEDCFFAGDDPLDLCRRIPDLLLLRIEAAGAWPALTDLDPYRCALRFRALSGAPKDELTRLFRGVPDQVSLATVAMPALAEPASTAAPLATPPSLATAMLWEQARILRLPGSDEEIVARRAAVLRAVRNILAAEGRVAERPALDRAVEGPADALMRCIESLADGPAAAAPTAPAAPARRALRVDAERMDRLMALVGELVVAKGSLPHLAREAQEGRSADALAQSIKEAHGRIDSIVGDLQDAVLRLRLLPLSRVFDPLPRLVRDTARRLGKSVELHISGGETEADKDILDILGEPLLHLVRNGLDHGIEPPERRRAAGKPEVAAIRVQAFQDSGGVVVEVSDDGAGIDAAAVRRKAVTQGALTAEQAAALSDAEALRLIFLPGVSTSETVSDLSGRGVGMDAVRGAVEQAGGRVEVASTPGAGTRFRLVLPLTMMVTRLVTVETAGALYGFPMTLVTGMQRVPHGAIRRMKHAESVVVQDAVVPLLRLRRLLNLPEDERVRSGEAVLLVDLGGQPVALVVDAFQERAEVVLKPMTGLLARLRGYAGTAVLGDGRLLLALNLRELV
- a CDS encoding response regulator, with the translated sequence MKILLVEDEVLIAMEQSFYLESAGHEVHGPASTSEKALVLAQEVKPDLALVDIHLAQGSSGIDAARRMTALGIPCLFVTSYREEVEPTREYGVGCLPKPFSQTSLVSAVEVVSAILAGRTPTKVPDTMELFS